One window from the genome of Candidatus Methylomirabilota bacterium encodes:
- a CDS encoding thiamine pyrophosphate-binding protein → MADLNGGHLVARTLKQAGVGHVFTLCGGHILPIYDGCV, encoded by the coding sequence ATGGCGGATCTGAACGGCGGGCATCTGGTGGCGCGGACGCTCAAGCAGGCGGGCGTGGGCCATGTCTTCACGCTCTGCGGCGGGCATATCTTGCCCATCTACGACGGCTGCGTC